GTAACCTCATATCCCTGTAAAACATAAGTATAAAAACTATCCACCGTTGCATCGTCAGGATTAGCCGGTGTGCCGTTGCCATCTCTGGTTTCATCCACGAGCAGAATGCCATCTTCCATAGGAAATGGAATCGGGGAGGCGTTAATAGAATTTGAAAAACCTGTTTCCCACAAGTTGCCCGGTGCTTCAAAATGGTAGGCACTGATCACATAATCATAACTTTCCCCGTTTTCTGCTGTTTCATCAAGGCAGCTCGTTGCATTCTGAACTTGCATAATTTCCTCGTATTCATTCTGAGATTCTGTTTTCCGATAAATTTTGTAATCCCAATCGTCAAATAGTGAATTTTCATCAAATTCTTCCCAAAACAAAATAACCTGCCCATCCCCGGGATAAGCACCATTTAGAGCTGGTCTTTTTTCCGAGTGCCCCCGATCTAAAATCCAATTGTGCGGATCATATTCCACGCTAATTTCACCGGGAAAATTTTGCACAAGATAGCTACAATCAGTCTGAACGAATTCATTCTCTACATCAATCAGAACGGAATCTACCTGCTCATCAATTTCTACAAACAATGGGATTTGCATTGTGAAAGAAGTTTGAGTGGAGCATTGCGAACGACCGAGAAAGATCAATCCGGGCTCATTATCAATTTCGGTTTTCAAAAAGTAGTATTCAAAATTTGGAATCCCGCTTCCATAGATCCATCCTTCAAAATATTCTTCGAGTTCCATTCCGCTCACGGATTCACAAACTTCCACGAAATCAGGGGTAATCACGCAACCGTATTTAAATTCATCCACATAGGTTTGGAGAATCTCAAAAAAAGTTTCATTACCCACCATTAGCCGTAGCATGTGCAAAACGGATGCGGGTTTTTCATAAGTTGCCGGTGTGAAATATGAGCTGTAAGGCGGATCGTAAATTGTATAATTATTTGAGCCTGCCCAGTTTAAGTAATAGGTGTGATAAGAGGAATAAACATAATTGCACATCGCTTCAAATCCCTGTGTGGCTTCCACATACAGAGCCTCGGAATATGTGGCAAAACCTTCGGAGAGCCACACATCTTTCCAAGTAAGCGGGGTAAGACAATCACCAAACCATTGATGCCCCAATTCATGAACAAATATCAGCTCGTAAGTGCCGGTTCCGGTTATTAAGCCGCTCCCGATCGAAGTCATTGTCTGATGCTCCATCCCACCTAATCCTCCAAAGATACCGCATTCTGCCATACCGTATTTTTGAAAAGGATATTCGCCGAAATGGTTTTCATAAACTCCCAAGGCGGTGGGAACGCAGGCAAAATCATTCTGAGCCGAACTGAGATGGTAAGGGTAAACATAATTTATAAGTGGCAGATCTTCATAAGTTTGTTCAAAAGTTTCATAGTTCCCGGTAGAGAATGAAACCAAATATGTTGCGATTTTGTCGGTATTATTCCAGAAAAATGTTTTTGTACCATCACCGTGAACGATTTCATCAACGAGGATTCCGTTTGCTGCCACGAGCATATCTTCCGGTACACGAAGATTTAATTTTGTAAAAGCTTTATCCCAGGGATGATCGTAACCGGCCCACCAATAGCGTGCTCCATTCGGGTCGGAATAAGTAAATATGTGATTTTGCCAGTAAATTCCCGTATTATAAACGTCATTGCTTTGGGTTGGGAATCCCTGATAATAAACACGGGTGGAGAGCGTATCATCAAGATTATAACCTTGATCCAGTTCAATAGTAACGATGTGATCGTCATAAGTAAAATCCGCGAGAGTTCCGTTGACGAAAACCGAATCAACGTTCAACTGTTCCAATTCATAAGAGACTTCAGTCAAATTATTTTCTTTGGATTGAATTTTTGCGAGAACATTTCCGCAAATGGAATGGTCGGAAGGAAAAATTTGCAGATTGATTTCATAGGAAAGTGCATCGTAAGAGTGAAGAGAATCTGCACGTGAATTCATCCTAAAAAATCCTGCCGGACTATTTGTTTTGTGAAACAAATCTCTGGGGATTTCTGCATAAGATAAAGTGGAAATGAGAATCATAAAAATCGAAATTACTAATATTTTTTTCATTATTTTGCTCCTTAATAGTAAATGGTTCAATATTTATTTATGTCCTTCTTAAAATGAATAAAATAAAAGCTGTAAATAATAATGAAATCAAAGTGTACCAAGAAAATGAGTTTGCAATTATTGAAACGAACAATATAACTGCTCCGATAATAATAAAAATAATTGAAAATCTAAATTTTATGTAATCTTTCATTATCTTGCTCCTTTCAGGTTATTTTCAAATTGTAATAAAAGATCAAGCAATCAAAATTAGGGAATTAAAAATACTTTCTACTCGTTTTAGGAAAATCTTGAGTTAATCCGCCAGCTGGGGGATTGACTTAAGTTTTTCCAACTTACAATTATAACGCTACTTAACTTAATAGATAATTTTTTCAATTCGTCACGGAATGGTCCGTTACTTCTCGAAAAGNNNNNNNNNNNNNNNNNNNNNNNNNNNNNNNNNNNNNNNNNNNNNNNNNNNNNNNNNNNNNNNNNNNNNNNNNNNNNNNNNNNNNNNNNNNNNNNNNNNNACTTTACGGACAGACACTAATTATTATAATTTAAAAAATTGTTGCAACTGAGGAATTTCTGATTTCTTTGCTTCTTCAAAATTTCCGCTAAATAAAGCTTTGCCTTTATCGAGAAAAATTATTTCGTCGGCGATTCTGCGCACACTTTCTATAACGTGGGTAACGACTACGATTGTCATATTCAACTGCTCTTTTAATTTTATCAGAAGAGCGTCAATAGCAGCAGAGGTGATGGGGTCCAAACCGGCAGAAGGCTCATCGCAAAAAAGAATATCCGGGTCAAGAGCAAGAGATCTGGCAAGGGCTGCTCTTTTTTGCATTCCACCGGAAAGTTCTGAAGGATGAAGGTCAATTGCGTGATCTAACTCCACGAGATGCAACTTTATGCGAATAATCCTTTGAATTAATTCTTCCGAAAGATCAGTATGCTGCCGTAAAGGAATTGCTACATTCTCCCGAATTGTCAAGGAGTTGAGCAAAGCTCCCGCTTGAAATAACATTCCGGTACGGATAAGAATTTTGTCAAAATCATCTTCTTCCATACCGATAATCTCCTCGTTAAATAATTTTATAGAGCCTGAAACCGGATACAAAAGCCCGATTATATGCTTCAGCAGGGTGGTTTTTCCGCAGCCGCTTCCTCCGAGAATCACAAATATTTTTCCTCTGGGTACATCGAGAGATATCCGGTCGAGAATCCGTTTCTCGTTATATTCTGTAATTAAATCTCTTACTTGGATTATATTATTCATTTTTAGTAGAAAAGTAAACCTAAAACCGAATCAGCCACGATAACCATAAAAATTGCCATAACAACGGAAGAAGTGGTCGAACGCCCCACAGCATCTGCTCCACCTTCGGTTTGCAAACCGTAAAATATCCCAACAATTGTAATTATCCACGAAAACACAATGCTTTTTACTAAAAGTGTTATCACGTCTTTCAAAACCATTACCGAAGCCATTCTATCTACAAAAGCAGCAGCTCCTATTTTCAGGAACATCACTCCGACCAGAAATCCGC
This genomic window from Candidatus Cloacimonadota bacterium contains:
- a CDS encoding M1 family aminopeptidase, whose amino-acid sequence is MKKILVISIFMILISTLSYAEIPRDLFHKTNSPAGFFRMNSRADSLHSYDALSYEINLQIFPSDHSICGNVLAKIQSKENNLTEVSYELEQLNVDSVFVNGTLADFTYDDHIVTIELDQGYNLDDTLSTRVYYQGFPTQSNDVYNTGIYWQNHIFTYSDPNGARYWWAGYDHPWDKAFTKLNLRVPEDMLVAANGILVDEIVHGDGTKTFFWNNTDKIATYLVSFSTGNYETFEQTYEDLPLINYVYPYHLSSAQNDFACVPTALGVYENHFGEYPFQKYGMAECGIFGGLGGMEHQTMTSIGSGLITGTGTYELIFVHELGHQWFGDCLTPLTWKDVWLSEGFATYSEALYVEATQGFEAMCNYVYSSYHTYYLNWAGSNNYTIYDPPYSSYFTPATYEKPASVLHMLRLMVGNETFFEILQTYVDEFKYGCVITPDFVEVCESVSGMELEEYFEGWIYGSGIPNFEYYFLKTEIDNEPGLIFLGRSQCSTQTSFTMQIPLFVEIDEQVDSVLIDVENEFVQTDCSYLVQNFPGEISVEYDPHNWILDRGHSEKRPALNGAYPGDGQVILFWEEFDENSLFDDWDYKIYRKTESQNEYEEIMQVQNATSCLDETAENGESYDYVISAYHFEAPGNLWETGFSNSINASPIPFPMEDGILLVDETRDGNGTPANPDDATVDSFYTYVLQGYEVTEFDYVSQSPLDLETLSHYSTIIWIDDDASQNYIGDEINKLCSVILSGGHVHISGWKTVDYIPDSFLNDFAHCGSAQLIPELDFLGGIPEDDYPYIDVNGDIIPQLGDKWMYVGSFSDAENVLYRYDSDSGAHADIPVGVVNDMDDKNTAVLGFPLYFMNGEDVTEYFEHLLTDFGEESGVGGQYNHPVTVLHQNFPNPFSSTTKIEFNLKQDLNNVSLKIFNLKGQLVKECTIQNDDNGTKLKNNYTIWDGKNKFGKMVSSGIYLYKLETDNSFQTRKMLLVR
- a CDS encoding ATP-binding cassette domain-containing protein, whose protein sequence is MNNIIQVRDLITEYNEKRILDRISLDVPRGKIFVILGGSGCGKTTLLKHIIGLLYPVSGSIKLFNEEIIGMEEDDFDKILIRTGMLFQAGALLNSLTIRENVAIPLRQHTDLSEELIQRIIRIKLHLVELDHAIDLHPSELSGGMQKRAALARSLALDPDILFCDEPSAGLDPITSAAIDALLIKLKEQLNMTIVVVTHVIESVRRIADEIIFLDKGKALFSGNFEEAKKSEIPQLQQFFKL